The following proteins are encoded in a genomic region of Opisthocomus hoazin isolate bOpiHoa1 chromosome 4, bOpiHoa1.hap1, whole genome shotgun sequence:
- the LOC142361092 gene encoding uncharacterized protein LOC142361092: MTTINEICSVSEAELTAGLFSENNQLPSEVILLENKVAQAEGLKDVINLKNTGRLGQPGPSQLALELEVIHPAWKSTISKAVLSQRLALPLLKDQGRFPQASQSPPVLSNAKQPREVGTSSTGLFYNYVSQDAPFPDDRVQGKAHLPAQALAFPGYLEGSFKVHLKYRGEARRPAENQSICGKNQFVSDCDFVVKKPNHH; encoded by the exons ATGACGACCATTAATGAGATTTGTTCAGTATCGGAAGCGGAGCTGACGGCTGG ACTTTTTAGTGAAAATAACCAACTGCCCTCCGAAGTGATTCTGCTTGAAAACAAGGTTGCCCAAGCTGAAGGTCTTAAAGATGTGATAAACCTGAAAAATACTGGGAGGCTtggacaaccaggtccctctcagctTGCTCTCGAGCTGGAAGTGATCCACCCAGCCTGGAAAAGCACCATCAGCAAAGCAGTGCTTTCTCAGAGGCTTGCTCTCCCTCTCCTTAAGGATCAAGGGAGGTTTCCACAGGCTTCCCAGTCTCCTCCAG TACTCTCAAATGCCAAGCAGCCG AGGGAGGTTGGCACCAGCAGCACCGGTCTCTTCTATAACTACGTCAGTCAAGATGCTCCGTTTCCAGATGACCGGGTTCAGGGGAAGGCACATCTGCCCG cCCAGGCTTTGGCATTTCCCGGGTACCTGGAGGGGTCTTTCAAGGTCCATTTGAAGTACAGAGGGGAG GCCAGGCGTCCTGCGGAGAACCAGAGCATCTGCGGCAAAAATCAGTTTGTGTCAGACTGTGATTTTGTTGTAAAAAAGCCAAATCACCATTAA